Below is a window of Flavobacterium sp. CFS9 DNA.
ATTCAGTTAAAGGATACCGACAAACAAACCGATTTTTTAAGAGCGGGAATGAATATCACTGTGATTGCAGCACACTAAAATGGAAGATAAAAGTATTTTTAAATCCTGGGTTCCAAAGTGGGCAATCATTATCATTTTGTTTGTCTGTCTTTTGCATTCTATGATTTTATTGGGGGTTTATACGTCAAATGTGACCTATGCGGCAAGTTTTCTCGATATTGAACCCGAAGATTTGCAGTTCGCCATGTGTGTTACTTACGGAACACTGCTTGCGACCATTTTAATCGAAGCCCGATTTTCGAGTTTTTTCCCTGCCAAAAATTACCTCATGGCGGTCTATTCTTTAATTGGGGTTACGATTGTTTCCTCGGCCTATATCACCAATTTTTCGCTCTTTTTAATCCTGCGAATTGCCGAAGGAATCCTGATGGCGCTTCCGGTGATTACGATCAGACAATTGTTGATTGAACAGTTCAATTCTAAAAGTGCCATCATCATAGGTTTTTCGTTTTATTATGGAGCGTTGTTGTTGTCGACACCTTTTATAATGAATATTGCGGTTTGGTTTCTGGACCATTACGACTGGAAATACATGCTGTATGTCTCGGGCGGATTGCAGGTTTTGAACGTTTTTTTAATCTTAGTTACTTTTCGTGGGCACCGAATCACAAAGAAAATTCCGTTGTATCAAATCGACTGGATGAGTTATTTTTTGGTTTTAACTGCAATTCTTTGCGGTGCTTACTTTTTTGTCTATGCCGAGAAAAAATATTGGTTCGATTCTTCTCAAATGGTGCTGACGCTTATCATCGCGCTGATTTCGGGAGGGTTGTTTATCTTTAAGGAGCTTTTGGTAAAAAGACCTACTTTTAATTTTGAAGTCTTTAAATATGCCAATCTACGAATCGGATTCTTGCTGTTTTTTCTTTTCTACATCAGCAGGGCAACGCTGAGTCTTTGTCACTCGGCGATGTATTCGATTTGGAATTGGGATCCGTCGCGTGTGGCGGGTGTGCAATACATTAACGGACTAGGGAATGTAATCGGACTTGTTTTGGCGGCTTTTTTTCTGATGAGATCCGTTTCGACTAAAATCATTTTTATAATTGGCTTTTCGCTTATTGCGTTGTTTCATTTTTGGTTTACGTTTCTTTTTGTGCCCGATGTTGCGTTGTTGGATATTATCATTCCGTATGTTTTACAAGGCATTGGAGTGGGATTTTTATTTGTTCCGTTAATATTGTTTACAACTTCTTCGGTTCCTTCAAAAATGGCGGCTTCTTCTGGAATTGTGGGGGTTTCGGGACGCTTTTGGGGAAGTACCATTGGCTTTTGCGTAATGCAGAATGCGACGGTATTTTTAAACAAAAAACACTTTTTAAAACTCAGTCAGTTTGTAACAGGTGATAATCCCGAAGCGCAGCAAACGATTGCCGCAACAACACAAAGTTTTATAGCCAAAGGATATTCGGTAGACAATGCCAATGTTTTAGCCATGAAAAAGATTTTCGGAACCGTTACCAAACAAGCCACTTTACTGGCCGATATGGAGATTTATACCATTGTGGGTTATAGTCTTCTGGTTTTGATCTTCCTCATTGCCTGCAATCAGCATTTAAGACAAACGATGACTTTGGTTAAGAGTAAAATTTGGATAGGTTGAGTTGTGAGATGTGAGTTGTGGATTGTGAGTTATGGATTGTGAGTTATGGATTGTGAGTTATGGATTGTGAGTTTTTGCGCAAAGTTTCTGCACCATCTTGTCATTCCGACGAAGGAGGAATCACACAAGAAACTCCGTTCCAAATGTCGCCAATCTTTGTCGAATTACAAGTGCGATTTGCTTCGCCTGTTCGCTATCGCTCGAGTCTTCTTACGTCGAAATGACAAACAGAACGTGAAAAAAAAGGAATGATACAAATAGCCTCCTGCTTTAGCTGGAGGTTTTTTTATGAGTTGAAGAAAAAGGCTTTAGTCGAATGATCTCTATTTTAAAGGGAAATCAAGCAATTCTTTAGGTTCAATATCTAAAGCATTGGCGATTTTTATAAGGGTTTTTATACCTGTATTTACTTTCGCAACTTCTAATCTTGCTATTTGAGATTTGTTAATATTACAGTCGTCAGCTAAACCTTGTTGGGATAAGCCTTTCTTTTCACGTAATTGTCTAACGTGAATACCAAGATTAACGAGAAAAGTTTCTTCTGAAATATTCATATTCCAAAAGTGAAAAGATTTATTTTGTTTACGTAGGCTAATTAGCCTACAAATTATTATATTTGCTTCAAATAAAAAATAAGATTATGGCCACAGAAAATATTTCAAAGGAACTAGAAACCAGATTAAGAGATTTTTTTAAGGATTTTATCGAGCCTAAAGATATGGCAAGAATGTTACGACAGGTAAATTATGCTCTCTCGGTTTCTTCCATGCGTGGGTGCGAAACCATAGAATCTGAATTGCCTTATATTGATGATAATTTTTATTGGCTGAATAAATTGGCGGAGGTTTTAGATCCTTACTTGGATGTTAAATAACCATATCTAAACGACAGAGTAAAATTGGTTTGTTAAATTTTAGAGAGTTCCATAGGAACGAAATATATTGTAGGGATGGATTTTAATCCATCCATTAAGGAAGAATTGATTGTAAATAGCTAAAAACAAAAAAGCTTCTGATTTCTCAGAAGCTTTTTTTCGGTGCGGATAATAGGACTCGAACCTACACGCCTTGCGGCACCAGATCCTAAGTCTGGCATGTCTACCAATTTCACCATATCCGCGGCTATTGTGGGTGCAAAGATAGACATACTTTCGAATATTCAAAGAAAAAAAATGAAAAATTTCGAAAAAAATATTAATTCTCTTTTTTGTACTTTTGGATTTCTATAAAAATAATTTAAATGGAAAATATTAAGTCCTACGTTCAACAACATAAAGATCGCTTTATCAATGAGTTGATCGAATTATTAAAAATTCCGTCGGTAAGTGCCGACACTGCATACTCGCAAGATGTTATTGATACTGCCGAAGCAGTAAAAGAAAGTTTATCGAAAGCAGGCTGCGATTTTGTCGAAACTTGCGACACTCCGGGGTACCCAATTATTTATGGAGAGAAAATAATCGATCCAAATTTACCAACAGTTTTGGTTTACGGACATTATGATGTTCAGCCGCCAGATCCATTAGAATTATGGACTTCGCCACCTTTTGAACCTGTGATCAAAACAACAGAGATTCATCCAGAGGGGGCGATCTTCGCTCGTGGTGCGTGTGACGACAAAGGTCAGATGTACATGCACGTAAAAGCGTTGGAATACATGGTTCAGAACAATGTTTTGCCTTGTAACGTAAAATTCATGATCGAAGGGGAAGAAGAAGTAGGTTCGGCAAGTTTAGCATGGTTCGTAGAACGCAATCAGGAAAAACTGAAAAACGACGTAATCTTAATTTCTGATACCGGAATGATTTCGAACCAACAGCCGTCGATCACGACAGGTTTAAGAGGTTTGAGTTATGTTGAGGTTGAAGTTACAGGGCCAAACCGTGATTTGCATTCCGGTTTATATGGTGGAGCTGTAGCGAACCCAATTAATATTCTGGCAAAAATGATTGCTGCACTTCACGACGAAGACAATCATATTACGATTCCTGGGTTCTACGATAAAGTACAGGAATTATCTCTTGAAGAAAGAGCCGAAATGGCAAAAGCGCCTTTCAGCTTAGAAAAATATAAAAAAGCCTTAAATCTAAACGATGTTTACGGTGAAAAAGGATATGTAACGAACGAGCGCAACTCTATTCGTCCAACTTTAGATGTAAACGGAATCTGGGGTGGTTATACTGGTGAAGGCGCTAAAACGGTTATTGCGAGTAAGGCTTTTGCTAAAATCTCGATGCGTTTGGTTCCTGGTCAGGACTGGGAAGAAATCACAGAGCTATTTACCAAGCATTTTACAAACATTGCTCCGGCTGGAGTTACGGTAAAAGTAACGCCACATCACGGAGGTCAGGGTTATGTAACGCCAATTGACAGTATTGGATACCAGGCTGCCAACAAAGCCTATACAGAGACTTTTGGAGTGCCTGCAATTCCGGTTCGTTCAGGAGGTAGTATTCCGATTGTAGCTTTGTTCGAGAAAGAACTAAAAAGCAAAACCATTTTAATGGGCTTCGGATTGGATAGTGACGCAATTCACTCGCCAAACGAGCATTTCGGAATCTTCAATTACTTAAAAGGAATTGAGACTATTCCGTTGTTTTACAAATATTTTGTAGAGCTTTCGAAATAGTTTAACCGCAAAGAACGCAACGATTTACGCTAAGTTCACTGTTTTTTTGGTTCGTTAAGATGTAAAAGTTAAATCTTAAGATGTAAAATCCGTTCAGAAATGAACGGATTTCTTTGTTTTAAAGCGGGATCGTCATAAATAAGGATGTAATAAATAGGCTACAGTTTTAGCTGTAGATAGGTTTAAAGGATTTAGATAATTGACTTTAGCCAAATAAATTCCAGATTTGTATTTTAAAATCTTTGTGTAAAATTAGGCTGAAGCCAATAATTGCCTGTATTTCTCCAATCTCCAGCTAAAGCTGGAGGCAATTCAAATTTTGTCTCTCTGCACCTTTGTGTCTTTGTACCTCTGTACCTTTGCCACTTTGAGTCTTCAAAAAGAAAACCTCAGAATCTTAGCACCTTAGAATCTCAGCACCTTAAAAAAAATCCGCTCCCAGATTCTGAAAGCGGATAAAATAAAAAACTAAAAAAAAAATTCTAAAAAACAAACAATCCGGATCTAGAACAAATCCGGGTTATATCCAAAATAGGGCATTTTTTGCTCGTTAAAAATAACTCCGTATTCTTCTAACTCGTTTAAAATAGGCAGGTACACTTCTTTTTTTATTGGAAGCTGTACGCCCGGAGTTGTGATTTTTCCATTTAAGATTAACAGCGTTGCCATTGCAACCGGTAATCCTACGGTTTTTGCCATGGCGGTATAGGTTTGATCGTCTCCGATGCAAACCATTTTCGAGTCAATTTGTTTTTTCTCACCATTGAGTTCGTAGCCAAATTTGTGGTACATGACAATCATGTCTTTGTCATCAGGTTCTAAAGACCAGCTGTCGGATAATATTTTTTCTAATATCTGTGCAGGAGTGGCATTAGGCAGGTTCACTTTCTTGTTTGGATTAAAAAGATCCAGTTCCAGAAGTTTGTCCCACATGATATCGTCCTGATCAATTTTTAAGATCAGTCGGGTTTTGATTTCTGCCGAATCGGTTGGATGATACGGTAAGAAAGAATTTACGAATTGACGATAGCTCATGTTTTCGGAATTTTCCATAACATAGCTGTCGTCAGTCATGCCCAATTGCACGAACATATTCCATGCTTTCGAGAAACCTACTCTTCTAATGGTTCCTCTGTACAATGTTAAAATATCGTCTAAGCCATAAACCGATTTGTATTTAAGAGAATCGCGATTAGAATAAGCCTCGAATTTTCCGTATCCTTCGACTTCCAAAAATTCAGTACGACGGAATAAAGCGCTGTACGGAATGTATTTGTAAGTGCCTTCCTGAATGAATTTGGCAGCACCGCCTTGTCCCGCCAGAACCACATTTCGCGGCGCCCAGGTAAATTTATAATTCCATAAATTATTATCGGATTCTGGAGCAACTAAACCGCCGCAGAACGATTCAAAAAGCAGCATTTTTCCCCCTTTGGCTCTGATTTCATCAATGACTTTCATGGCACTCATGTGATCGATTCCGGGATCAAGCCCGATTTCGTTCATGAAAACCAGATTGTTTTTCTTCGCTTCTTCGTCGAGTGCCTGCATGGCGTCACTGATATAGGAAGCGGTAACCAGATGTTTTTTAAATTCAAGACAATCTTTTGCGATCTCAATATGTAAATGAGCAGGCAACATCGAGATTACGATAGAAGCTTTTTCGATGGCTGCTTTTCTTTCAGCTGTATTAAATATATCAAGAGCAATCGGAGTGGCATTAGGATGTTTCTGTGTTTTCTTTTCGGCTAAGGCCAAAGAAAGATCGGCTACAACGAGGTGTAGGTTTTCACTTTCTGATTTTGCCAATAAATAACGTATTAAGGATGATGCAGATCTGCCGGCTCCAATGATTAAAATGCTTCTCATATTTTATATTTATAACACAAATATATTAAAATGTTAAATATATAACAATTTTAATTTCAGAAAAATATTAGATGCTTTTTTTTAATGCCAAAAAAATGGAAATTCTTTTTTATGAAAAATATTTTCCAAAACTAAAATGCTTTTTAAGTACTATTGAAGTATTTTTGTGGGAGAATCGAAAGTTACAGAAAATATGAAAAGAAGAATTGTTTTGGCAGGTGCTTTTATGGGAATGTTGGCTATCATTTTAGGCGCTTTTGGTGCGCATTTATTGAAGAAATACTTGTCTATAGAAGAATTAAACACTTTTGAAGTTGGTGTTCGTTACCAAATGTATCATGCCCTATTTTTGCTTTTCCTTTCAACCCGAAAAGATATCGCCGAGAAAACGGTAAAAACGATCTACAATTTGGTTGTTGCCGGGGTTTTGCTTTTTAGCGGATCTATCTATTTGTTAGCTACTAAAAGCCTCACGGTTTTTGATTTTAAAATTATCGTATTCGCAACTCCAGTGGGTGGTTTTTTATTAATTATTGCCTGGGCGCTGTTATTTGTTACGATTTTGAGGAGAAAATCATAAAATACCGAATAAAAAATTCTATCTAAAAATTAATCTTTAATTTTGTCTCATAAATAACAGATAATCTTATTTATGTGAGTTTCTATTGTTTTTTTCTTTAATGTTGAAATAATATAACAAATTCATTTATAGGGTTATAGAAAAATGAATTAGAGGCATTTATTTTTTGTTTTATTCATTTTAGGAGTTTAAATTTTAACTAATTAGTATAAATAAAAGTGAAATTTAAATTTTTTTAAAGGTTTAATAATAAATTATATAATTTTGCATTCTCTTAAACATCACAACAACTAAAAATTTATGGACAGTCACACAGTTTTCACGCAATCGATTTCGCTGAAAGAATTAGGAATTGAAAATGCAAAGGTTCGATATCAACTATCTGCAGATGAATTACATGCGATCACTTTGCAATCAGGTCAAGGTGTTGAGAACTCCACGGGAGCATTGGCAATTAATACGGGCGAATTTACAGGACGTTCTCCTCAGGATCGTTATATTGTAAAAGATAGTATTACCGGAGATCAGGTTTGGTGGGGAAATGTTAACATTTCTTTTGAACCGGATGCTTTTGAAAGATTATACAATAAAGTAACACAGTACTTATCAAATAAAGAAGTTTTTGTTCGCGATTCTTACGTTTGTTCTGATGCTAATTACAGATTAAATGTTCGTGTTGTTACGGAAACAGCATGGTCTAATTTGTTTTGTTACAATATGTTTCTAAGACCGGAAGAGTCAGAATTGGCCAATTTTACTCCGGAATGGACGGTTGTTTGTGCTCCGGGTTTTATGGCAGATCCTGCTGTAGACGGAACGCGTCAGTCTAATTTTGCTATTTTAGATTTTACTAAAAAGATTGCACTTATCGGAGGAACAGGGTATACTGGAGAAATGAAAAAGGGAATTTTCTCTGCTTTAAACTTCATCTTGCCGGTTTTCAAAAATACTTTACCAATGCACTGTAGTGCGAATGTTGGTGAAAAAGGAGATACTGCCATTTTCTTCGGATTATCAGGAACAGGAAAAACTACTTTATCAGCAGATCCGCAACGTAAGTTAATCGGAGACGATGAGCACGGATGGACTGCAGAAAATACAGTTTTCAACTTTGAAGGAGGATGCTATGCAAAAGTAATTAACCTCACAGAGGAAAACGAACCGGACATTTTTAGAGCGATCAAAAAAGGAGCTCTTTTAGAAAATGTGGTTTTCAAACCTGGAACTAACGTGGTAGATTATGATGATGTTTCGATCACACAAAATACACGTGTAAGTTACCCAATCACTCACATCGACAATATTCAGCCAGGTTCTATCGGGCATAATCCTAAGAATATATTTTTCTTAACTGCAGATTCTTTCGGAATTTTGCCTCCAATCTCAAAACTGACTCCAGGACAGGCAGCTTATTATTTTATCTCAGGATATACAGCTAAAGTTGCCGGAACAGAAGCAGGAGTTACAGAGCCACAGCCTAATTTCTCAGCGTGTTTTGGAGCACCATTCATGCCATTACACCCAACACGTTACGCAGAAATGCTAACTAAAAAAATGGAAGAGGCTAACGTAACCGTTTGGTTGATCAATACTGGTTGGACAGGTGGTCCTTACGGAACAGGAAGCCGTATGAAGTTGAAATACACTCGTGCGATGATTACCGCTGCCTTAAACGGAGAATTGGATAACGTAAACTTTAAAAATCATAAAGTATTCGGAATTGCACAGCCAGAAAGCTGTCCGAATGTACCAAATGAAATTTTAGATCCTAGAAACACTTGGGAAGATGCTGAGTTGTACGACAAAAAAGCAGTTGAATTAGCTCAGAAATTTAAAGCTAATTTCGCGAAATTTGAAGAATTTGCTAATGCCGAAATTTTGGCTGGCGCACCGATCATAGAATAAGGAAGATTACTAATTCACGTTAAAAAAGCTGTTCTTTATGAACAGCTTTTTTGTTTGGTATTCAGTCTCAGTCTTCAGTCTCAGTCGCAGTTTTCAGTCGCAGTTAAGAAACTGAAAACTGCGACCGCGACTGCCAACTTATTTCTTCTCATCAATACGTTTCTGGATTAAATCCCAGGCATAGTAATGAAAAGTCATTCCGTTGCTCATTGCTACGAAAAGGCCATTTTTAAAGCTTCCGCCTAAATTGATACTGGTAACATCGGCACCATCACATTCGATAGTCGAAGTTGGGATTTCGGCCAAAAGTGGATAACTATTCGGATTGCCATTGGCACCTTCTCTCGGATAGACCATAAACGTATTTGCTTGTTGGTTAGAAACTAAAATGTATCCGGTAGAATCCGTTTTTTTATAGATTGCAATTCCTTCGTTATCCCCTTTAAATCCTGTTTTTCCAAAAACAGTCAGTTCTTTGTTGTCGTTTAGAGCAGGATCGGCTTTGTATTTTCTGATCCCGAATTGTTCATCACAGTACAGGATAGTGCCTAGTTCATTATCTACTGCAATAGCCTCGATTTCTTTCTTTCCACTGTAGGCGCCAAACTTTCGAACGACTTTTGCTGTTGCAGATTCTCCATTTCCGGAAAGTTCATATTGCCATAAGTAACTTCCCGATGGTCCTGATTTTCTGCCTACAACAGCGAAGATTTTACCGTCAGTTTTTCGGGTGTACAAAGCAATGCCCATCGGGTCGCGTAATTCTTCACCCTCAAAAACAGCGATTCCGCCATTATCGATTGCTTTTAAATCAGGTAAACTAAAGATTCTTATTTTGTTTGATTCACGTTCTGTAGTAACAGCAACATCCAC
It encodes the following:
- a CDS encoding MFS transporter, with the translated sequence MEDKSIFKSWVPKWAIIIILFVCLLHSMILLGVYTSNVTYAASFLDIEPEDLQFAMCVTYGTLLATILIEARFSSFFPAKNYLMAVYSLIGVTIVSSAYITNFSLFLILRIAEGILMALPVITIRQLLIEQFNSKSAIIIGFSFYYGALLLSTPFIMNIAVWFLDHYDWKYMLYVSGGLQVLNVFLILVTFRGHRITKKIPLYQIDWMSYFLVLTAILCGAYFFVYAEKKYWFDSSQMVLTLIIALISGGLFIFKELLVKRPTFNFEVFKYANLRIGFLLFFLFYISRATLSLCHSAMYSIWNWDPSRVAGVQYINGLGNVIGLVLAAFFLMRSVSTKIIFIIGFSLIALFHFWFTFLFVPDVALLDIIIPYVLQGIGVGFLFVPLILFTTSSVPSKMAASSGIVGVSGRFWGSTIGFCVMQNATVFLNKKHFLKLSQFVTGDNPEAQQTIAATTQSFIAKGYSVDNANVLAMKKIFGTVTKQATLLADMEIYTIVGYSLLVLIFLIACNQHLRQTMTLVKSKIWIG
- a CDS encoding helix-turn-helix domain-containing protein; protein product: MNISEETFLVNLGIHVRQLREKKGLSQQGLADDCNINKSQIARLEVAKVNTGIKTLIKIANALDIEPKELLDFPLK
- a CDS encoding dipeptidase, which gives rise to MENIKSYVQQHKDRFINELIELLKIPSVSADTAYSQDVIDTAEAVKESLSKAGCDFVETCDTPGYPIIYGEKIIDPNLPTVLVYGHYDVQPPDPLELWTSPPFEPVIKTTEIHPEGAIFARGACDDKGQMYMHVKALEYMVQNNVLPCNVKFMIEGEEEVGSASLAWFVERNQEKLKNDVILISDTGMISNQQPSITTGLRGLSYVEVEVTGPNRDLHSGLYGGAVANPINILAKMIAALHDEDNHITIPGFYDKVQELSLEERAEMAKAPFSLEKYKKALNLNDVYGEKGYVTNERNSIRPTLDVNGIWGGYTGEGAKTVIASKAFAKISMRLVPGQDWEEITELFTKHFTNIAPAGVTVKVTPHHGGQGYVTPIDSIGYQAANKAYTETFGVPAIPVRSGGSIPIVALFEKELKSKTILMGFGLDSDAIHSPNEHFGIFNYLKGIETIPLFYKYFVELSK
- a CDS encoding saccharopine dehydrogenase family protein, whose translation is MRSILIIGAGRSASSLIRYLLAKSESENLHLVVADLSLALAEKKTQKHPNATPIALDIFNTAERKAAIEKASIVISMLPAHLHIEIAKDCLEFKKHLVTASYISDAMQALDEEAKKNNLVFMNEIGLDPGIDHMSAMKVIDEIRAKGGKMLLFESFCGGLVAPESDNNLWNYKFTWAPRNVVLAGQGGAAKFIQEGTYKYIPYSALFRRTEFLEVEGYGKFEAYSNRDSLKYKSVYGLDDILTLYRGTIRRVGFSKAWNMFVQLGMTDDSYVMENSENMSYRQFVNSFLPYHPTDSAEIKTRLILKIDQDDIMWDKLLELDLFNPNKKVNLPNATPAQILEKILSDSWSLEPDDKDMIVMYHKFGYELNGEKKQIDSKMVCIGDDQTYTAMAKTVGLPVAMATLLILNGKITTPGVQLPIKKEVYLPILNELEEYGVIFNEQKMPYFGYNPDLF
- a CDS encoding DUF423 domain-containing protein — its product is MKRRIVLAGAFMGMLAIILGAFGAHLLKKYLSIEELNTFEVGVRYQMYHALFLLFLSTRKDIAEKTVKTIYNLVVAGVLLFSGSIYLLATKSLTVFDFKIIVFATPVGGFLLIIAWALLFVTILRRKS
- the pckA gene encoding phosphoenolpyruvate carboxykinase (ATP), which encodes MDSHTVFTQSISLKELGIENAKVRYQLSADELHAITLQSGQGVENSTGALAINTGEFTGRSPQDRYIVKDSITGDQVWWGNVNISFEPDAFERLYNKVTQYLSNKEVFVRDSYVCSDANYRLNVRVVTETAWSNLFCYNMFLRPEESELANFTPEWTVVCAPGFMADPAVDGTRQSNFAILDFTKKIALIGGTGYTGEMKKGIFSALNFILPVFKNTLPMHCSANVGEKGDTAIFFGLSGTGKTTLSADPQRKLIGDDEHGWTAENTVFNFEGGCYAKVINLTEENEPDIFRAIKKGALLENVVFKPGTNVVDYDDVSITQNTRVSYPITHIDNIQPGSIGHNPKNIFFLTADSFGILPPISKLTPGQAAYYFISGYTAKVAGTEAGVTEPQPNFSACFGAPFMPLHPTRYAEMLTKKMEEANVTVWLINTGWTGGPYGTGSRMKLKYTRAMITAALNGELDNVNFKNHKVFGIAQPESCPNVPNEILDPRNTWEDAELYDKKAVELAQKFKANFAKFEEFANAEILAGAPIIE
- a CDS encoding phytase yields the protein MKNKTILAFLLLSTLFIACKEDKLAPVAANAVKPTIVTEALPHDTDDPAIWIHPTDSSKSIIIGTDKDTDGALYAFDLKGKIISKSEVLKRPNNVDIAYGLIIDGKKVDVAVTTERESNKIRIFSLPDLKAIDNGGIAVFEGEELRDPMGIALYTRKTDGKIFAVVGRKSGPSGSYLWQYELSGNGESATAKVVRKFGAYSGKKEIEAIAVDNELGTILYCDEQFGIRKYKADPALNDNKELTVFGKTGFKGDNEGIAIYKKTDSTGYILVSNQQANTFMVYPREGANGNPNSYPLLAEIPTSTIECDGADVTSINLGGSFKNGLFVAMSNGMTFHYYAWDLIQKRIDEKK